In the genome of Oryzias melastigma strain HK-1 linkage group LG4, ASM292280v2, whole genome shotgun sequence, the window CAGAAAACATAGAAGAGATGGTCACAGAAGAAACCGACCGTGATGAAGGAGGACCGGCTGAAGTTTCAGAGGAGCACAAAGAGATTCCTGAGatagaagaagaggaggaagaaccTCATGACGAAACCAAAGAGGAGAAGATatgtgaggatgaggagggtcCAGAAGCTGAAGCAGAGGAGGAAagtgaagctccgcctcctgcagCACCAGATGACCAGACCACAGATTCGGCCGAAGAAGATGCTGATGTAGCACAGAATGATGAAGAAAAGGAGGAAGCTGCTGTGGAGACGGAGCAAAGGCCGAAAAGCGCCGAAGAGGATGAGTCATCAGCAGAACAGCCGGATGAGGCAGCTGTGCTCGATGATGCGGAGGCGGCAGACGCCACAATGGAGATGAAAGCAGAGCCCTCAGCGGAGCAAGAGGCCCTCAGCTGTGAAGAGGCGCCTGAAGCTGTCACCGAGGGGGGGGCGGACGGCGAGGAGGGAGCTGAAGTCACAGCCGACGGCTCCAGCAACCAACCACAGGAGGACGGAGACGCCGCAGCTCCGGTTACTGTGGAGGACGGCGAGGAAGGCGGTGGCAGCGGAGGACACGCCTCAGGGGCCGAGGCGGACCACAGTCAACGGGAAAACGACGAGGAGATGGAGAAAACTGAGGAGCTGAAAcctgaacaggaaaaacaaccAGATTCTGAGGAGGTTGTAgaagatgaaaacacagaagaaagagagaaaagtgatAGAAAAGAAATGAGTAATGATGAAAGTACGGTGGACCAaaccacagaaaacacagcagaagatTCTGGAAACGCTGAGGCAGGAGTTGATGTGGAAGATGAGAAAACTCAGGAGGAGGAAGCTGAATCTGAAGAAACGATAGAAGAACCTGAAAAGACGAGAACTAACGAGGAGAGTGATGAAGAGAAGAAGAATCTAACCGGAGAAACTGAAGACAAAGGAAGCTCAGCAAATCTGGCTGCAGCTAAAGATGATGgagctgaaaacacagagaagGATGGAGGAGAGGACACACTTAAAGAGACTGAAGAATGTGAGGAGGAACGAGATGAAGctgaaagaagagaagaaacatCTGAGGTTATCGAGGAACCTGAGCTTGAAGAGAACAAACCCGACGAAGAGCTTGTTCAAAAGTCTTCTGAGATAGATGCTGGTTCAGAGGAGGTCCCTgcagaagaggaggaaactGTGAGGAAAACTGAggctgaaaatgttcaaaaaggaGAAATCGATGctgaaaatcatcaaaaagaagatgaaaaggGAAAGATTGatgctgaaaatgttcaaaaagaaGCTGAAAAGGGAGAGATTGAtactgaaaatgttcaaaaagaagatgaaaaggAAGAGACTGATGCTGAACATGTTCAAAAAGGAGAGATTGATgctgaaaatgttcaacaaagAGAAATTGGTgctgaaaatacacaaaaagaagaggaaaaggaagaaactgatccagaaaatgttcacaaaggagctgaagaaggagaGATTGGtgctgaaaatgttcaaaatggaggaattgatgttaaaaatcttcataaagaagatgaaaaagaagagaCTGAtactgaaaatgttcaaaaagaagatgaaaaagaagagaCTGATGCTGAAAATGTTACTAAAGAAGATattgatgctgaaaatgatcaTATAGAAGATGAAAAGGAAGAGATTGATACTGTAAATGCTGAAAAAGTAGATAAAACAGAAGAGATTGATGctgaaaatgtttataaagGAGCTGAAAAGGAAGAGATTGACGCTGAAAATGGGGAGATTTCTCTTGGAGATGAAATCAAATCTCCTGAagccaaagaaaacattttgacgTCACATGAAAAGGACATGAAAAGTGAAagtccagaagaagaagaagaaggaaaaacagaGGAGCCAACTGAAGGTGGAGAtcctgaaaaaaagaaggatgTTGTGGTTCAGGAAACATGCACTGTTGTCATAGAAACCAGTGAAAATGAAGGTGACGACAGCTTGATAATTCATGATGAGTTTACCAAAAGGAGTTCAGAGGCTTCAGGCGGAGATCCAGAAGAACATCTGGATGAAAGCAAAGCTTGTGAGGAAGCAGAACAAATCAAAGAAGGTGATCAGCCTGATGCTGATCAGGAAAGCACAAAGTCAGATCTGATAGAAAACAATGACGACAAAAACTTCACTGAAACTGATTATGGAAACGGAGAAAACCCGCAGGTTCTTGACGACGATGCTCCTGCTGATGGAGCGGACACGGAGGAGGTCAGTAAAGCCTCGGAGGAAGGAGCGAGTGTGCTGCTCAAACCTCAGACTCACCACGGCGAGGCGGGCGAGGCGGCGCCGAGAGGAGCGGCAGAAGCTCCACAGGTCTTCGCTCGAGAAGACAACACAGACCTGGTCACCAGCTGGATCAACACCCATCAGACGTCACAGTTTTTCCAGAAGTTTGTCGAGCCTCTGGAGGATTTGACAGATGCTGTGGAGAGAGAGAAACCAGCATCTCCAGATCTGCTGAGGTCTCAGAGTCCTCTGAAGACGGAGGGAAGGTCTGAGGAGGAAGAACGCCAGCAGGTGTTCAGAGATGAACATCAGCTTTTGGAAAATGACTCGGACGAAACCGCACGGCAAGTCGAGGAGAAGACCGAAGCAAAAAGCTCAACACCGCAAACGGAACAAGACGACACCCAGGAGATCAAACCAGAGGAATCTCCTGCTGAAGAGGAGGCCGGACCTGCAGGAGGACAGAACCAGGAGCCGAGAAGCACCTCAGGTTCTCATCGCTCTGTCAGCGGCAAATCTGAGAAGCTGTCTCCAGAGAAGGCTGCAGGTCCGGACTCCAGCGCTGGACGAGCAACACCTGAAGCTCCTTCAGAGGGAGGAGCCAATCCCAGAACAGAGGAATCATGGGAACACGCCTACAGTCGACAGGTGACCCAAATCACAGATTTCACAGCTTCTGAGTGTGCTGATGGGAGCAGAGAGGAGTCTCAGGGCGAGGACGTCCAAGGAAAAGAGAGTCTTCTGATCAACCAGCACAGTCTGCATGCAGAGAAGCTGAGCTCCTTCTCTGTGGACGAAACGCTGTTCAGTCACACCTCCTACCCTCTGCTGACCACGGAGCTgtgatgacctctgaccccggCCTGCTTCCTGCTAAGTGTGGCCACCTCTCCCGACATTTGTAAATAATTTGTAGATTTCTGCTACAGATTTAAAGACACGCCCCTCTGTCTGACTCCTCCTCCCTAACGTTAAAAGACTTTTGGATCAGTGGGACCTCACCAATCAACACTTCTGTGACATCCATCTCAGATCGTCGTTCATCTCCTCCTTCCATCAACAGCTTCCTGTTTCCACCGCTTTCATCCTGACGGTGTCTTCACTTCATTCCACCTGAAACTGTTGCTCCACTTTAGAAAAGATCCCCTAAACCAGAAGCCAATCCCTTCTTACCAGCAACACTCACATGATCTATCAGTGCTGCCGGCCAGCAAAGCCAGGTGGACCTCGTCTGGTTTATAGTGGGTAGACAACGTGGCCCCGAACGGGTTTGTTCACACCAGCTTAGTGGGCACTAGTGGGTTGGGCTGCTACACTAGCCAGCCTGTGGACGGCATGCTAGCGGcctgctagcgagctccactgtattgaacTTCGCTGTCCCCCAGGTGGGTGGCTATGTACACCGCGCATGTGATACGCATTCAACGCACTAAACAGACATTCTTGCATACAAGATGTCTTAGTGTAAATCTGGTAAATCTTTTTCTCTCGCAGCTCTATTCCGAGATATGAAAGACGATGTTGTATAAATCCAGCCACGCAAAACCGCAATTagtaatttctccttcatgatcaatttttaaacggtTGGCATTTCTGTGTAGAAGAACGCTAACCTAATGTCtactaaatctgagtccctgattggtcgaagtcTAACTGGTTTGACCTTTAACGAGTGGCCTCTGAAAGTATGTTTAGCGTGTTAAAAACGTGCGTGGCAGCACTTGAATGAGAGAGTCGTGAATGCAGAACCCTGAAATCCGCATTTACTCGTTTTACATGGACTTTACTGGACGTGGTCACTTGAAGACACATTCTCAAACCcgatgtgaatgtagcttcacgcctggttcacaccggacgcgaaaAGGCGGGGagcggaggccgcttccattcagcgcccttgttaacccCCGGTGTAGGTCACACCAGGGACGGAGCGCCGCGGTTCTCCGCGTAGAGCCGCGAGCGATCCGCAACATTCTGGCAGGAAGTCACATCAagaaacatgagaaaatccggtttattttcaaaataaaaccaatttttcacaataaaacactgccattgacaaatgcgatcatgtttttgtttttaaacagactgtagagatgaaaacaaacacaatcacaacacacacacacacactctctgtgtgcctcaacaacagataaatgaaAGAAGTGTCGGCCTACTCGTTTAgcatggggtcatatttttaggttattaacttacccgtgatggcaaaaacacaaaaagctctagcagaagcgtcTGTCGCAGAAAAACCTGGCGTTAGACCATTGGAACTTGCGTGGCTGATGCTGTCGTACGGCGCCCTTACGCCACACTCGTCGTTGGTACAGTGAGTACTGACTCCTTACTGACCACGCACAAATGCTGCACGCACGGGGTGTGCACGTGGTACGCGAGTGCCTGTAggacgtccacacaaactacactccctctcatttctaacaggcTGCAGCACGGAGCGTGCACGTATCACATGCACAGCACTAATAGGCTCCTTGTACAGTTTGTAGGATTTGGGGGCGGagttaaagaaaatctgtcagACACGCCTGCGTCTCACCCAGTCCCCCCTTACGtgttgtagaagtgttcactacgacctgtcgcccgcagcacgcccatagataaaaacttttttcctctATGGTTCACTGAGCGTCCATGACTGATACTTCCTGCAGGTCACCTgccgtacaggtttgaccatttctTACCTGCAGACGCCCGTATTCACCTGTGAGGCCAGTTGAGACtcagaaataatgtttttttgtggattcATGTTCTTCCAGAGCTGCACATATCAGACCTTTTAGAATGACTTTAATACTCATCAgcaaatcatttattttgattcattctgttttttatttgcgTTTCCTGTATTTATCActctttatgttgtttttaactgttCTTCTTATATTTGTCTTCACTTTATTGTGTAAACACCTTGGTTTCCTGCTGGTGTTGTAAATGCTTTAGACTGCTGGGCTCAGAGGGACATTCAGGGAACGCCGTGCGTTTTCATCCATGGAATTCACCCCAAACTTCAGAAAACGTCCTTTAATAAAAGACGACTTGGGTAAAATGTTTACAACAGACCACGTCCTGCTGTCAGTACCTCCATGGAGGTATCAGGTCCTGCTGCTGTCACTTCGACCTGGAACCAGACCCCGCTCACGCTTACAGGTGACTGAATAATTCATGGCTGGCGGACTCCCACGTCTTTAGTCCGCCTCTAGTACACTTTACATTTACACCCAATGGATCCGAGCACCCGAGCTTTCTCCTGATGTCCGTAACCGAAGCTCCTCTGGACCGTGTCAGTCAGCGCTCTGACCGAGTTActgggagggggcggagcctgaaGAGGGTTGTTTCACGGTAACACTACCTCAGCTCAAGCGTTGAtgaattatgtatttttatcattgatttatCTGATGTTTGGAGTTAGTTGAGCTTccgtatttttatttattgacagTTTGTGTGAtttgacctaaaaaaataaaataattagagaGTGACTTTTTATCTTCCTgctcaaaaaacaattttacacgATTACCACTGAACTAAACACAACAAGTTTACAACCAGATCCTCTACAGCTGCACTCTTCACCTCTATAGTTTCAAAGAACTCAGTACATGTACATAAAAGctcaacaaaaacagtttttctgcagatcagTTGCTGTCTTCGAAGCTGCCGCTGCTGCTGAAGGAGGAGCAGAATCTCATGGTGCTCATGGGGTCCGACACGTATCCTGAGAGACGGACGAGACCAGAGCTCAGCCTCCTATCTACACGTCAGAGAAATACACTTTTATGATCAACGCTTACAGTAATCCACTCTCCTGAACCCACGATGTCTATAAATCTGACATTAAAACTCGTTCCTGTAAGTTACGATTGTTGGAAGTTTAAAGCCTTAAACCCAAAAtctaagacaaaaataataaaaatgaacaagtgaTTTTCTTCAGACAAACCATTTCGATCGATGGGAGAGAACTGCATGTTCCTCCGGAGTTCCTCCAGAGAAAGTCCACCTGAAGCTCGGCGACGCTCACTAGAAGAGAAATAACTcggattatttcatttttctgctttaagaCATTATTTATGTCCGTATCGGTGCTTAGACCAGATAAGAGACAGACAGAGCTCTAAAGAACACtctgaaagaacatttttaaaactaactttttaacataattatgaagtagatctataacattacctgtgataatgctagtgtgaatgctgtgagctgaatttggctgctgaaaacgctaaaattgatagcaagctaaaatattagctaaatgccaaattagcctaaaaaaacaaacaaaaaaacataggttagccaaacagctagcatataactgaaaaaatagctaaacttcaaaatatcctaaaaaattgaaaaaaagcctaaatgaacCTAAATACCtggcgtgtaaatattagcctaactcaaaaaagcctaaatcgcccaaaacagctagcatgtagctgaaatattagctaaactccaaaaaagcctcaaaaaatcttagtaaatgccccaaaagtccaaaaagctagcagaatggccatttttaaaactgtaactttttaacataattatgaataataaagaaacaggaatattattccagaataaatcaacttaaaccttaaataactttcaatattttactctccataaaaatatattttgtcaaaatcatacaagttagaaatgagctcaagataacatcgggtcattaacaacaataaataaaatgatctggagggccggatagaattacccagagggccggatccggcccccgggccttgactttgacacgtgatgtaGACTGTACATACAAGTGGGACCTGGTAGCAGAAAATACTGCAAGACCAGAACATCATAACTCTTCAGCGCCGCACATTTCAGTCgaaaaatattcttgtttttggtcaaaaaaggaaTATAACCGGTGACCCTAACAGGTCAGGAGTCACAGCTCCGTctcccctctggtcaccggtggGAGCAGTCTGCTCACCTGGCTCCAATCTGACAACCACCCACCGGTTTCTTAAACagcactcagtgtgaagtattgtttgtgtcatCCTGcgtgcattactgagcgtttctatctggatctgatcttctggttctgatcctgcttattctctgattacctgccgcctgccctgaccctcacctggactctgacacctCCTCTCTGTTCCAGGATGATCCCATGCTGgggattgacctctgcctgtctgaccctgatttagctttgtggacttctGGTTGTTCTTAGTTCCtgtgaactaataaacctgctgcatgtggaaccagctgtcggcctttttgtgacactttttttgcgttttaagctttgaaccttttCTGAGATGTTTCTGTCTAAACCTacaatgctctttgacatacttcTTACACGATCAAATCAGCTGATCTCCAGAGAAAAGAGGTTTAGCACTGGTAAGCATcactttaaagcagtttttccaCTGAAAACACATTACTAAGATTAAGTAATTTTAGATCGATGcaaac includes:
- the erich3 gene encoding glutamate-rich protein 3 isoform X4, with translation MSHLNSGLLLAYNSLTDKHLSGYFSNTRIRRHLLRAGLITRSGRIVPDKEYRHRLLQRAHQKHVRECLAQAIFHKVLEMERLHRTEIKKKLEEFARRERVQKIKVQRSKRCEEEVIGVLSPHPPTGARGPRRNDSGPEGERSESSLSPSSSRPNTAPGKMQRPVRLKPIHSSSTTASVRRSSPYKLHQTHASSQPLSRTINESCRTPATKEPSCGLSPSYLPVINNYVTPIPPVTKRKDRSSQISPSVRGRRLRNAAASSGAEDLPWLRSSVHQSRVGVNMVYFGKTVHLSPDLLDLRDEVKVFQQHCGGENLCVFKGTLREGESFQFLSRRHRGFPFSLTFFLNGLLVERLSACCEFKYRKGSRLGGKHGHFGFLGVEGASPCYKCIIALGLDKKPTPPPKRLKEEKGPEELAMSPKGSTEEQVEGDGGGAASRSDHGTNRAENMENPDPTSLEDDKTRDDYEDDFEADDEAAAEETKEDASPPPSAQTQGKEKEASETEEGKDEDSRSDSSFLDSDREDSDVEDTKDFKEEEKRPKEKDVTPGEEEEENQPKEEEEEKAASPVEEEKEEEQEQAPEDSAAVKEGNSAADSTDISEPNVPSGDERKPSEETMEESHGEEEQDRAKSVQEKLAEAILKQSQCSSEPELSDSSTEEEEEHRDEGSEQPSKEENPENIEEMVTEETDRDEGGPAEVSEEHKEIPEIEEEEEEPHDETKEEKICEDEEGPEAEAEEESEAPPPAAPDDQTTDSAEEDADVAQNDEEKEEAAVETEQRPKSAEEDESSAEQPDEAAVLDDAEAADATMEMKAEPSAEQEALSCEEAPEAVTEGGADGEEGAEVTADGSSNQPQEDGDAAAPVTVEDGEEGGGSGGHASGAEADHSQRENDEEMEKTEELKPEQEKQPDSEEVVEDENTEEREKSDRKEMSNDESTVDQTTENTAEDSGNAEAGVDVEDEKTQEEEAESEETIEEPEKTRTNEESDEEKKNLTGETEDKGSSANLAAAKDDGAENTEKDGGEDTLKETEECEEERDEAERREETSEVIEEPELEENKPDEELVQKSSEIDAGSEEVPAEEEETVRKTEAENVQKGEIDAENHQKEDEKGKIDAENVQKEAEKGEIDTENVQKEDEKEETDAEHVQKGEIDAENVQQREIGAENTQKEEEKEETDPENVHKGAEEGEIGAENVQNGGIDVKNLHKEDEKEETDAENVTKEDIDAENDHIEDEKEEIDTVNAEKVDKTEEIDAENVYKGAEKEEIDAENGEISLGDEIKSPEAKENILTSHEKDMKSESPEEEEEGKTEEPTEGGDPEKKKDVVVQETCTVVIETSENEGDDSLIIHDEFTKRSSEASGGDPEEHLDESKACEEAEQIKEGDQPDADQESTKSDLIENNDDKNFTETDYGNGENPQVLDDDAPADGADTEEVSKASEEGASVLLKPQTHHGEAGEAAPRGAAEAPQVFAREDNTDLVTSWINTHQTSQFFQKFVEPLEDLTDAVEREKPASPDLLRSQSPLKTEGRSEEEERQQVFRDEHQLLENDSDETARQVEEKTEAKSSTPQTEQDDTQEIKPEESPAEEEAGPAGGQNQEPRSTSGSHRSVSGKSEKLSPEKAAGPDSSAGRATPEAPSEGGANPRTEESWEHAYSRQVTQITDFTASECADGSREESQGEDVQGKESLLINQHSLHAEKLSSFSVDETLFSHTSYPLLTTEL
- the erich3 gene encoding glutamate-rich protein 3 isoform X1 — its product is MSHLNSGLLLAYNSLTDKHLSGYFSNTRIRRHLLRAGLITRSGRIVPDKEYRHRLLQRAHQKHVRECLAQAIFHKVLEMERLHRTEIKKKLEEFARRERVQKIKVQRSKRCEEEVIGVLSPHPPTGARGPRRNDSGPEGERSESSLSPSSSRPNTAPGKMQRPVRLKPIHSSSTTASVRRSSPYKLHQTHASSQPLSRTINESCRTPATKEPSCGLSPSYLPVINNYVTPIPPVTKRKDRSSQISPSVRGRRLRNAAASSGAEDLPWLRSSVHQSRVGVNMVYFGKTVHLSPDLLDLRDEVKVFQQHCGGENLCVFKGTLREGESFQFLSRRHRGFPFSLTFFLNGLLVERLSACCEFKYRKGSRLGGKHGHFGFLGVEGASPCYKCIIALGLDKKPTPPPKRLKEEKGPEELAMSPKGSTEEQVEGDGGGAASRSDHGTNRAENMENPDPTSLEDDKTRDDYEDDFEADDEAAAEETKEDASPPPSAQTQGKEKEASETEEGKDEDSRSDSSFLDSDREDSDVEDTKDFKEEEKRPKEKDVTPGEEEEENQPKEEEEEKAASPVEEEKEEEQEQAPEDSAAVKEGNSAADSTDISEPNVPSGDERKPSEETMEESHGEEEQDRAKSVQEKLAEAILKQSQCSSEPELSDSSTEEEEEHRDEGSEQPSKEENPENIEEMVTEETDRDEGGPAEVSEEHKEIPEIEEEEEEPHDETKEEKICEDEEGPEAEAEEESEAPPPAAPDDQTTDSAEEDADVAQNDEEKEEAAVETEQRPKSAEEDESSAEQPDEAAVLDDAEAADATMEMKAEPSAEQEALSCEEAPEAVTEGGADGEEGAEVTADGSSNQPQEDGDAAAPVTVEDGEEGGGSGGHASGAEADHSQRENDEEMEKTEELKPEQEKQPDSEEVVEDENTEEREKSDRKEMSNDESTVDQTTENTAEDSGNAEAGVDVEDEKTQEEEAESEETIEEPEKTRTNEESDEEKKNLTGETEDKGSSANLAAAKDDGAENTEKDGGEDTLKETEECEEERDEAERREETSEVIEEPELEENKPDEELVQKSSEIDAGSEEVPAEEEETVRKTEAENVQKGEIDAENHQKEDEKGKIDAENVQKEAEKGEIDTENVQKEDEKEETDAEHVQKGEIDAENVQQREIGAENTQKEEEKEETDPENVHKGAEEGEIGAENVQNGGIDVKNLHKEDEKEETDTENVQKEDEKEETDAENVTKEDIDAENDHIEDEKEEIDTVNAEKVDKTEEIDAENVYKGAEKEEIDAENGEISLGDEIKSPEAKENILTSHEKDMKSESPEEEEEGKTEEPTEGGDPEKKKDVVVQETCTVVIETSENEGDDSLIIHDEFTKRSSEASGGDPEEHLDESKACEEAEQIKEGDQPDADQESTKSDLIENNDDKNFTETDYGNGENPQVLDDDAPADGADTEEVSKASEEGASVLLKPQTHHGEAGEAAPRGAAEAPQVFAREDNTDLVTSWINTHQTSQFFQKFVEPLEDLTDAVEREKPASPDLLRSQSPLKTEGRSEEEERQQVFRDEHQLLENDSDETARQVEEKTEAKSSTPQTEQDDTQEIKPEESPAEEEAGPAGGQNQEPRSTSGSHRSVSGKSEKLSPEKAAGPDSSAGRATPEAPSEGGANPRTEESWEHAYSRQVTQITDFTASECADGSREESQGEDVQGKESLLINQHSLHAEKLSSFSVDETLFSHTSYPLLTTEL
- the erich3 gene encoding glutamate-rich protein 3 isoform X2, which produces MSHLNSGLLLAYNSLTDKHLSGYFSNTRIRRHLLRAGLITRSGRIVPDKEYRHRLLQRAHQKHVRECLAQAIFHKVLEMERLHRTEIKKKLEEFARRERVQKIKVQRSKRCEEEVIGVLSPHPPTGARGPRRNDSGPEGERSESSLSPSSSRPNTAPGKMQRPVRLKPIHSSSTTASVRRSSPYKLHQTHASSQPLSRTINESCRTPATKEPSCGLSPSYLPVINNYVTPIPPVTKRKDRSSQISPSVRGRRLRNAAASSGAEDLPWLRSSVHQSRVGVNMVYFGKTVHLSPDLLDLRDEVKVFQQHCGGENLCVFKGTLREGESFQFLSRRHRGFPFSLTFFLNGLLVERLSACCEFKYRKGSRLGGKHGHFGFLGVEGASPCYKCIIALGLDKKPTPPPKRLKEEKGPEELAMSPKGSTEEQVEGDGGGAASRSDHGTNRAENMENPDPTSLEDDKTRDDYEDDFEADDEAAAEETKEDASPPPSAQTQGKEKEASETEEGKDDSRSDSSFLDSDREDSDVEDTKDFKEEEKRPKEKDVTPGEEEEENQPKEEEEEKAASPVEEEKEEEQEQAPEDSAAVKEGNSAADSTDISEPNVPSGDERKPSEETMEESHGEEEQDRAKSVQEKLAEAILKQSQCSSEPELSDSSTEEEEEHRDEGSEQPSKEENPENIEEMVTEETDRDEGGPAEVSEEHKEIPEIEEEEEEPHDETKEEKICEDEEGPEAEAEEESEAPPPAAPDDQTTDSAEEDADVAQNDEEKEEAAVETEQRPKSAEEDESSAEQPDEAAVLDDAEAADATMEMKAEPSAEQEALSCEEAPEAVTEGGADGEEGAEVTADGSSNQPQEDGDAAAPVTVEDGEEGGGSGGHASGAEADHSQRENDEEMEKTEELKPEQEKQPDSEEVVEDENTEEREKSDRKEMSNDESTVDQTTENTAEDSGNAEAGVDVEDEKTQEEEAESEETIEEPEKTRTNEESDEEKKNLTGETEDKGSSANLAAAKDDGAENTEKDGGEDTLKETEECEEERDEAERREETSEVIEEPELEENKPDEELVQKSSEIDAGSEEVPAEEEETVRKTEAENVQKGEIDAENHQKEDEKGKIDAENVQKEAEKGEIDTENVQKEDEKEETDAEHVQKGEIDAENVQQREIGAENTQKEEEKEETDPENVHKGAEEGEIGAENVQNGGIDVKNLHKEDEKEETDTENVQKEDEKEETDAENVTKEDIDAENDHIEDEKEEIDTVNAEKVDKTEEIDAENVYKGAEKEEIDAENGEISLGDEIKSPEAKENILTSHEKDMKSESPEEEEEGKTEEPTEGGDPEKKKDVVVQETCTVVIETSENEGDDSLIIHDEFTKRSSEASGGDPEEHLDESKACEEAEQIKEGDQPDADQESTKSDLIENNDDKNFTETDYGNGENPQVLDDDAPADGADTEEVSKASEEGASVLLKPQTHHGEAGEAAPRGAAEAPQVFAREDNTDLVTSWINTHQTSQFFQKFVEPLEDLTDAVEREKPASPDLLRSQSPLKTEGRSEEEERQQVFRDEHQLLENDSDETARQVEEKTEAKSSTPQTEQDDTQEIKPEESPAEEEAGPAGGQNQEPRSTSGSHRSVSGKSEKLSPEKAAGPDSSAGRATPEAPSEGGANPRTEESWEHAYSRQVTQITDFTASECADGSREESQGEDVQGKESLLINQHSLHAEKLSSFSVDETLFSHTSYPLLTTEL
- the erich3 gene encoding glutamate-rich protein 3 isoform X3, translated to MSHLNSGLLLAYNSLTDKHLSGYFSNTRIRRHLLRAGLITRSGRIVPDKEYRHRLLQRAHQKHVRECLAQAIFHKRLHRTEIKKKLEEFARRERVQKIKVQRSKRCEEEVIGVLSPHPPTGARGPRRNDSGPEGERSESSLSPSSSRPNTAPGKMQRPVRLKPIHSSSTTASVRRSSPYKLHQTHASSQPLSRTINESCRTPATKEPSCGLSPSYLPVINNYVTPIPPVTKRKDRSSQISPSVRGRRLRNAAASSGAEDLPWLRSSVHQSRVGVNMVYFGKTVHLSPDLLDLRDEVKVFQQHCGGENLCVFKGTLREGESFQFLSRRHRGFPFSLTFFLNGLLVERLSACCEFKYRKGSRLGGKHGHFGFLGVEGASPCYKCIIALGLDKKPTPPPKRLKEEKGPEELAMSPKGSTEEQVEGDGGGAASRSDHGTNRAENMENPDPTSLEDDKTRDDYEDDFEADDEAAAEETKEDASPPPSAQTQGKEKEASETEEGKDEDSRSDSSFLDSDREDSDVEDTKDFKEEEKRPKEKDVTPGEEEEENQPKEEEEEKAASPVEEEKEEEQEQAPEDSAAVKEGNSAADSTDISEPNVPSGDERKPSEETMEESHGEEEQDRAKSVQEKLAEAILKQSQCSSEPELSDSSTEEEEEHRDEGSEQPSKEENPENIEEMVTEETDRDEGGPAEVSEEHKEIPEIEEEEEEPHDETKEEKICEDEEGPEAEAEEESEAPPPAAPDDQTTDSAEEDADVAQNDEEKEEAAVETEQRPKSAEEDESSAEQPDEAAVLDDAEAADATMEMKAEPSAEQEALSCEEAPEAVTEGGADGEEGAEVTADGSSNQPQEDGDAAAPVTVEDGEEGGGSGGHASGAEADHSQRENDEEMEKTEELKPEQEKQPDSEEVVEDENTEEREKSDRKEMSNDESTVDQTTENTAEDSGNAEAGVDVEDEKTQEEEAESEETIEEPEKTRTNEESDEEKKNLTGETEDKGSSANLAAAKDDGAENTEKDGGEDTLKETEECEEERDEAERREETSEVIEEPELEENKPDEELVQKSSEIDAGSEEVPAEEEETVRKTEAENVQKGEIDAENHQKEDEKGKIDAENVQKEAEKGEIDTENVQKEDEKEETDAEHVQKGEIDAENVQQREIGAENTQKEEEKEETDPENVHKGAEEGEIGAENVQNGGIDVKNLHKEDEKEETDTENVQKEDEKEETDAENVTKEDIDAENDHIEDEKEEIDTVNAEKVDKTEEIDAENVYKGAEKEEIDAENGEISLGDEIKSPEAKENILTSHEKDMKSESPEEEEEGKTEEPTEGGDPEKKKDVVVQETCTVVIETSENEGDDSLIIHDEFTKRSSEASGGDPEEHLDESKACEEAEQIKEGDQPDADQESTKSDLIENNDDKNFTETDYGNGENPQVLDDDAPADGADTEEVSKASEEGASVLLKPQTHHGEAGEAAPRGAAEAPQVFAREDNTDLVTSWINTHQTSQFFQKFVEPLEDLTDAVEREKPASPDLLRSQSPLKTEGRSEEEERQQVFRDEHQLLENDSDETARQVEEKTEAKSSTPQTEQDDTQEIKPEESPAEEEAGPAGGQNQEPRSTSGSHRSVSGKSEKLSPEKAAGPDSSAGRATPEAPSEGGANPRTEESWEHAYSRQVTQITDFTASECADGSREESQGEDVQGKESLLINQHSLHAEKLSSFSVDETLFSHTSYPLLTTEL